The Tribolium castaneum strain GA2 chromosome 3, icTriCast1.1, whole genome shotgun sequence sequence AGTCTGGAAGATAAATGTTACTTAAAGTTTTGATCATAAATTATTACCTGATAGTAAACGACATAGTTTTCCACAGGACCATTGAGTCGAGAAGGTCGTTTCCACAATAAGTGTACACTTGTGTCTGATTTATTAACTACTTTTAGTTCTTGAACAATATCTGGAACTACTTGCAGGTGTTAGCAATTTTTAGTTTGACATAAGTTGTTTACACATGCCTCCTTCTCCAGTCATCAAggataattttagttttggaGAAATTTGTACATTGTAACTTGTATAAGGATATAAATCacccaaaattattattggtgTATCGGACTCGTTAATTCTAGCCTCAATTCTAAAATTGGAATTGAGTTTCTCGATCgaggattttttcaaattacaagTCATAGgctgaaaattaaataatattcttTCTTTACTACTTTTTTGGTTTGCAAACAGTTTACGTTTTTCTTAGTAGGAGTGGATAAGGTTATACTTGTATTGGAAGGATCAATCGACAGGTCTTCTCTTTggatttctaaaaattattttaatcatagtttttatttaggtATAGTAATACTACCTTTGCATAAAGTggaaaagtttgtttttggTATATTTTCATCAAATGCATTTGTGTTTTTGCCTTTAACGATGAAATACCTGACATAATAGTCAGTGCCTGGTTTCagttcttttattttaattgactGTGTTTTTAAAAACGTGTTGTTTTCTAACGCAGTATGCCATTGTCGCTTATTTCCTTCTACTTCCTGTAAAAATGTTGTGATTTCACACAAACACACTTTGAAGAAGATTTATACTTACTCACCTTATATTGAAGAATGTACGTGCAATCTGCACATTCGTCACCAATTAATTCATTGTTGGAGACTTCGACGACAGCTTCTACATAAGAAGCATTTTTCAATCTAGGAGGTTCTACAAACCCTTTTAAAGAAGAAAAGTAATACTCCCACAAATATAATATACGTACATATATTGCATGTCTCATTTTTATTGGCACACCATGTCGTACATCTTCCGTTAAGGTGGGaacaattattacttttacatCTTACATCACATTTCTTTTTACATTGATGACCATAAGACCCATCAGCACACtctaaaatgttttaatcaCTAACATgttcttttaaatttagacGGGCTATAATAGTATAATGTCATTATCATACCAGAATCACATTTGAGTGAGTTTGAAGTTGTATATCCAGCGGAACATGAACAAGAGATGGCGTTATTATATTTctcacatatttttaattgtccgcATTTGTCATTTAGAAACCAAGAACACGGCATACATGATTTGCCGACTGAATTTATTCTGCAGTTTGCTGAAAcatcattaattttgtttcttgTCACTGAAATGCTACCGCTTTCGGACAGAAGTTGACAACTTGCTGATTTATCTAAAGAAATCATTCGAAAACCTGGCTCAGAGAAATTGTTACCTATACTCCGCAAGTTTAAAGCGTGTATTTCTTACCGTCTCTGTGACATTGTTTCATATTATCAAGTGCCCAaaactgattttgattttcttcTTTTGTTGTTATATGTGTAGATACTAATAGGGTTACAATGTCTTTTATTTCATCTGTATTAAATCTGATTTCTCGCCAGTCTTTCTTTAAAGGAAACTTCAACAGTTTATCATTTCGTCTCTTCTATACTTACCTCGTATccgtaagtttttttaattaatattctaTTTTCTTGGTTAGTTAACTTAAAAGTAATTTGACAAGATTCACACATATTTATAAACACGGAAATGCACACGGAGTCTCCTATGGGTTTTAGGGGACTTCCAAATGGTGTATCATTTTGAGCTTTTGTGGTCTTGTAGTAAGTTACTAACAATTAAGAAcggttttttattacttattattttattttatattatttatggtTACTTTGATGGAATTTCCAACGACCGACGAAATTTGTGCTGCTAATGATCAAGTTTGTTGTACTGAATATCTTATTATCTTCATTACAACatgaaaatatttctttgGATTTTCCGTTGTTTTCATAAGTAAAAAGCAGTGTTTTTGCCGTTTTGAAGAGTCTGAAGTGAGTCCAGTAAGCACTATTAAGATTCTCATTGGCAAAAACAGCCTACAATAAGATATTACAGGTTTGGTGAGGATTTGGTTTCATAAAAGTGAAGGAAagatttaatagtttttatacctttttcatgcagttttttgaaagcCATATTTCGAATAGTGATAAAAAAAGAGTAAAGCATAGCAATGagttcaaattttttggttttcagtTGCTcattaaagttaataaaataattactagtACGAGTTGGAAACTgggaaaaattataattttaagacAATATATTTCTTATTCTTGTGCTTAGAAAGCTAGGCAAAAAATAACTATGTAAGTACCCGTTGTTTAAAACAGTTCTCTTTTTTATCACTAGCTCCTTGAGAGCTGgaacatttttgcaaaattgttttctttaaaGCTCCTGTTCCTATTGAAATCCAATAGCAGTTTGAATTGGGTGGATCTTTGCCATCACAGAGAtatatatgagcgttttctttgATACGAATGGACAGTGGTAGTGTAAAGTTTTCTTCTAATGTAATAGGAATGTTGATAAACAATTTCACGTTCGACATATTATCGTTTGACTCTTCATTATAATCAGTTTTGTACTCTTGTAAATCTAAACGTTGATTATTAACTTGTTTTGAAATTGacttttatcacaaaaatacCTTCCCATCGGCGATCTAAAATCACTGTACCAGAAAGTGCTGTTTCACAATTCCATCCTAAAGGAGACTGATCATTTTTGGAGTTACAACTGACACTCCAAAGGTTTTTTTCTGTGGGTGAAGGTATAAATCTAGATGCTAAAAATCGTATAGACAATTACAAAGGCTGAACATTTAATACATTAATAAGAGATTActggatatttaaaaaaacactatacCTTTAAAATGTATATCTTGAGATGTATCTTCATCCACCCAAGATAAAGCATTTGAACTATTGGTAATGCAGTAATATTCATCTGGTTTATAtctattaacaataaaaagatcTTGGCATTGTGAAAACACAACACACACAACAATAATTAAACATGTCACAGTTATTCTGGCGCAACTAAGACTCATGGCAAAAATATTTCGACATTTGCAGACACGACTGGAGAAAAACTACGGAAAGGGGTATAGGCGTGTTTATCACTTTATCCCACCGAGTGTGAATgcaaatattataattttgttatttacattAAGATTATTACAgggataaaataaaaaaccgacTCATCTTTAAGTTTGGAAATTTGAGTTTATTCCGTTTACATTTTGATAACTGATAAGGTATCTAATAAGTGCTACTCGCGTATGTATTTATTGTGTACATATTCTTACAACTCGTTTTCTGAGTTTCTGGAATTTTAAaactcaataaaataataattacaccaaactaaagctgaaaaaatttcttaaggaaaaattaacaaatagaCTCTAAATGTGAACgtctttattataaaatataagtacatacagaacaacattttatcaacttttctCAGTCTCTACACGTTCACCGGCTCGTCACCGTCCACTTTCTTACTCTCCACCTTTTCGGACCCACTATGCCACCCCGAATCAATCGTCCCGTCACTGTGACACCCCTGTCCTTGCACCTCTTCATCCGCACTGTTCGCCTCTCCATACAAAAGCCCCGCCGCATTTCCGCCCAAATTCTGGATCAGAGCCGAGATATTCGACCCGATGTTTCTCCGATTTGGCACATTCTTTGGACTTGTAGTATAATTAAATCCAGACTTGTTCTGATTGTAATAACTCTGGCCGAAGTTGTTCAAGCCCGAAATGGTGTTCGTGAGATTACTCGACTCTTGCACCACCTCATATTGCGCATCGGGGGCGAGAAAATGCTCAGTGAACGCTTTCTCGGGGAAGTAATTACAACAATCGACCGGTGTTAAACCATCGTCGGTGGTTTCAGTCATGGGGGACTGGACACTGCTCAGACTGTTCTGGGAGATGTCCTTTGGCAGGAGTTGCAAGTCGGGGAGTTCCTCGGACGGGAGCGGGAACGGCATGCGACTCCTGGTGGACATTTGGCGGTTGCCCATTCGATGGGTTAGATAATCCTCGTCTTGGGGCACACTCGACGGTGGGTGGTTTTCTTGTTGGCACTCTGGTTTTTGCAAGGACATGAGACGTGGTTTTTGGGAGTCAACGAGCGCTTCGTCATAGAGGGATGAGTCTTGGCCGTCATTTCGCACCGAAATGTTACAACAACTACTAACGTCAGCGAAATACACTTCCGACTCGGAAGTTTCCGGTTTTTGTGGAGTTTCCTGTTTTTGGAAGGCTGCGTTTTCAACGCCTTGTAAACGGGGAAGGAACCGACATTCGGGTTTCGGTTTATCTTCGTCTTCGTTTTTGGGTTCGTCCTTGTTTTGGGCGAAGACGTTTTGGACGTTGGTGCGACTGTTGGTTTGATTGGTCGATTTAACAGACGCCATGTCTGtcttctttttcatttttcgcaCGGGGAGGGTGTGGGAAATCCGGTCCACGCAGCTGGAACTATCGGTACTTTCCCCATTGTCATTCGGTTGTTGGACTTCGGCTTCCGTCGTATTCTCGTAATTGTCTTTGCAATGGAGACGCGTTCTCCTCGACCCTCGGAATTGGTTTTCTTCGTTCATTTGACAGTGCGATTCGTGCAAGTGGTGGTGGATGTGGTGGTACCGCGCTGGTGATTGCAGGGGGCGGCGGGCTGGCGAGTTGGGATTGGAATAGGGGGGTGGAGGGCCCCAGACGTAGACTCCTCCGATTGGGGGGCGGTTGTCCAGGACGCTGTAGGAGCCGGTGGACCCGGTGTTGGGGTCCTGGGGGACGTTTTCCCCAGTTCGGCTGCTGAAGCCGTATTGGCTGTCAGCACTGCTGGAACCCACTTGATAGGTCAAGGAGTTGTCTCGGGGGTTTTCCGTTTGGTTGTTGGTGCGGGTCCAGGGGAGGCGGCGCCAGCTCCAGCCGCTGGTGCGGTCGCGAGTGGAGGTGTCCCCGGGGAGGCCGTCCTCCCCCGGGTTGGGGGAGTAAAAGTTGCCGACGCGTCCTGGCGTCCAAAAGCTGGAATTTTGATTAAGTGAatacaagttttaaaatttgagcCACTCACCGGTCAGTTGGGTGGTGACTGTCCCATGGGTACACTTGTGGGCCTATTGGAAGTGGGGGGTACCGACACTCCTCGCAACAGCTACAGTACGTGCTTGGGGTTATTGGGGGCCCTCTGACTGAGCCATGGGTGCTCGTAGGGCCACTTGCGTGTTGTTGGTAAAACGAGCGACATCTCAGCTCCAGCTGTTCCCAgtacattttctttttttcgtGGCTTAACAGCTGGTAAACCAACATACACGAGAAAATGCAGACCAAGATCCCGCTAACTGATAGTCCAAACATGGCCCTTAGACACGAATAAAGGGCGCCGTGGATCACTTCACAGTCGGGAGTGGAATTAAACACAAActtaatttctgaaaagtgTGATTTAGTCggttttttgccaaattttgcAAGTTACCATCGTCGGCATGGACGTGTGATTCTAACAAGACTGAATAACAAATACAGGTACGAGTTTTCTGAGTGTAGACACACTCACGAAGTGTTTGGAGTCGGTTCATGTGAATCACGGTGGTTGTGATTGTGACTAGGACACAAGTCAGGGCACAAACCAAACAACACAAGCCACACACTTTGATctggaataaaataaaataaataa is a genomic window containing:
- the LOC658369 gene encoding uncharacterized protein LOC658369 isoform X1, whose protein sequence is MSSPSPDPPKSPDHTYQSSETSDHGLLSHCPCTDKPLDSSKTDLHSHCIPKSSHHHNIISLSHVPANTNHIHPINQSVHVHVHASPKTAHKIVPSTCTCHLQEDPDVIVEAEPQGRKLDDDRIEVSNLPPALPPRPPPRPRLEGTIGSRHRIRSSNPSNSGVRKYVFWCCACGGLATILGTMFLAVYFLLRSYTSTLGYFETIPTFVPATMLILTGLCVMSLARRKNRYSYLIKVCGLCCLVCALTCVLVTITTTVIHMNRLQTLRECVYTQKTRTCICYSVLLESHVHADDEIKFVFNSTPDCEVIHGALYSCLRAMFGLSVSGILVCIFSCMLVYQLLSHEKKKMYWEQLELRCRSFYQQHASGPTSTHGSVRGPPITPSTYCSCCEECRYPPLPIGPQVYPWDSHHPTDRFWTPGRVGNFYSPNPGEDGLPGDTSTRDRTSGWSWRRLPWTRTNNQTENPRDNSLTYQVGSSSADSQYGFSSRTGENVPQDPNTGSTGSYSVLDNRPPIGGVYVWGPPPPYSNPNSPARRPLQSPARYHHIHHHLHESHCQMNEENQFRGSRRTRLHCKDNYENTTEAEVQQPNDNGESTDSSSCVDRISHTLPVRKMKKKTDMASVKSTNQTNSRTNVQNVFAQNKDEPKNEDEDKPKPECRFLPRLQGVENAAFQKQETPQKPETSESEVYFADVSSCCNISVRNDGQDSSLYDEALVDSQKPRLMSLQKPECQQENHPPSSVPQDEDYLTHRMGNRQMSTRSRMPFPLPSEELPDLQLLPKDISQNSLSSVQSPMTETTDDGLTPVDCCNYFPEKAFTEHFLAPDAQYEVVQESSNLTNTISGLNNFGQSYYNQNKSGFNYTTSPKNVPNRRNIGSNISALIQNLGGNAAGLLYGEANSADEEVQGQGCHSDGTIDSGWHSGSEKVESKKVDGDEPVNV
- the LOC658369 gene encoding uncharacterized protein LOC658369 isoform X2, which codes for MHGYPVMQVVQYHIPPTIQPFPHPVPHANPSNSGVRKYVFWCCACGGLATILGTMFLAVYFLLRSYTSTLGYFETIPTFVPATMLILTGLCVMSLARRKNRYSYLIKVCGLCCLVCALTCVLVTITTTVIHMNRLQTLRECVYTQKTRTCICYSVLLESHVHADDEIKFVFNSTPDCEVIHGALYSCLRAMFGLSVSGILVCIFSCMLVYQLLSHEKKKMYWEQLELRCRSFYQQHASGPTSTHGSVRGPPITPSTYCSCCEECRYPPLPIGPQVYPWDSHHPTDRFWTPGRVGNFYSPNPGEDGLPGDTSTRDRTSGWSWRRLPWTRTNNQTENPRDNSLTYQVGSSSADSQYGFSSRTGENVPQDPNTGSTGSYSVLDNRPPIGGVYVWGPPPPYSNPNSPARRPLQSPARYHHIHHHLHESHCQMNEENQFRGSRRTRLHCKDNYENTTEAEVQQPNDNGESTDSSSCVDRISHTLPVRKMKKKTDMASVKSTNQTNSRTNVQNVFAQNKDEPKNEDEDKPKPECRFLPRLQGVENAAFQKQETPQKPETSESEVYFADVSSCCNISVRNDGQDSSLYDEALVDSQKPRLMSLQKPECQQENHPPSSVPQDEDYLTHRMGNRQMSTRSRMPFPLPSEELPDLQLLPKDISQNSLSSVQSPMTETTDDGLTPVDCCNYFPEKAFTEHFLAPDAQYEVVQESSNLTNTISGLNNFGQSYYNQNKSGFNYTTSPKNVPNRRNIGSNISALIQNLGGNAAGLLYGEANSADEEVQGQGCHSDGTIDSGWHSGSEKVESKKVDGDEPVNV